From a region of the Candidatus Methylarchaceae archaeon HK02M2 genome:
- a CDS encoding radical SAM protein — translation MTKYQRFLTPNSKPFDPLELAKETERIVTREGYEGQERKYTDFYSVPVYRGIATGYAAGCCLRCNYCWSNWSRDFPDKYGNFYSPRNVAERLFRSAEEGIVYSEYWREQIPKVYKLRLSGCEPTIGKEHLLNVLELIEASKYPLFILETNGIILGSDKDYVRRLTKFKDKLYVRVSFKAATPEGFTQRTGAIGKHYKLPFKALEFLLDEGIYARAAAMTDSRVMSKDERKLLVHTLNEIDPKANYPITLEEETVDAYDTAIKRLKAFSDLKYARKLEEEIQ, via the coding sequence ATGACGAAATACCAACGATTTTTAACTCCAAATTCTAAACCCTTTGATCCTTTAGAATTAGCTAAGGAAACTGAGAGAATTGTGACTAGAGAGGGATACGAGGGACAAGAAAGAAAGTATACGGATTTTTACTCTGTTCCAGTTTATAGGGGGATCGCTACTGGTTATGCTGCTGGTTGTTGTTTAAGGTGTAATTATTGTTGGTCAAACTGGTCGAGAGATTTTCCAGATAAGTATGGAAATTTTTATTCACCTAGAAATGTTGCTGAAAGACTTTTTAGGTCTGCTGAAGAAGGTATAGTCTATTCTGAATATTGGAGAGAACAAATTCCTAAAGTGTATAAGCTTCGTTTATCTGGATGTGAACCTACAATTGGAAAGGAGCATTTACTTAATGTTCTTGAGCTTATAGAAGCCTCAAAATATCCTCTTTTTATTTTAGAAACTAACGGTATAATTCTTGGTTCTGATAAAGACTATGTGAGACGTTTAACCAAGTTTAAAGACAAGCTATATGTTAGGGTTTCTTTCAAAGCAGCAACTCCTGAAGGTTTTACCCAAAGGACAGGGGCGATAGGAAAGCATTACAAGCTTCCATTTAAAGCGCTAGAATTTCTTTTAGATGAGGGAATATACGCAAGAGCTGCCGCAATGACGGATTCTAGAGTTATGTCAAAAGATGAAAGAAAACTACTTGTTCACACTTTAAATGAGATAGACCCAAAAGCAAATTATCCAATTACTTTAGAAGAAGAAACCGTAGATGCTTATGATACGGCTATTAAGCGGCTAAAAGCTTTTTCTGATCTTAAATATGCTAGAAAACTTGAAGAAGAAATTCAGTGA
- a CDS encoding radical SAM protein, producing MKRLILPEPISGGIFLSYKCTSECKHCMYACSPKWRNDWISIKDLEKVLTQLANKINKRYPPGFKKIGINYGLHFTGGEPFLNFELLLNAVKLASVLKIPATFVETNCFWCIDDDVTREKLIQLKDAGLHGILISVNPFILEHVPFERTERAARISRKVFRENVIVYQEFFYHQFKNLNFKDKLHFERYLQKAGIESLNYVELIPMGRVPLKLSHLFKKYPSKEFFGESCKEELTRPWHVHVDSYFNYITGYCAGISLGDARQLDSICREGLKLCEYPIIEALVTDMKELYDLAIKEYRYVELPRGYISKCHLCLHLRKHIIKQTNKFKELQPRDFYFHLS from the coding sequence TTGAAAAGGCTAATACTACCTGAGCCTATTTCAGGAGGAATTTTTCTTTCTTATAAGTGTACGAGCGAATGTAAGCATTGTATGTATGCTTGTTCTCCCAAATGGAGAAACGATTGGATAAGCATAAAAGATTTGGAGAAAGTATTGACACAACTTGCGAATAAGATTAACAAAAGATATCCTCCCGGATTTAAGAAAATCGGAATAAATTATGGTCTACATTTCACAGGAGGGGAGCCGTTCCTTAATTTCGAGCTTTTACTTAATGCAGTGAAATTAGCTAGTGTGCTTAAGATTCCTGCGACATTCGTCGAGACGAATTGCTTTTGGTGTATTGATGATGATGTTACAAGAGAAAAACTAATTCAACTAAAAGACGCAGGCTTGCATGGTATATTAATAAGCGTTAACCCATTCATTTTAGAGCATGTACCTTTCGAAAGAACAGAAAGAGCGGCTAGAATAAGCAGAAAAGTTTTTAGAGAAAATGTGATCGTTTATCAAGAATTTTTCTACCATCAATTTAAGAATTTAAATTTCAAAGACAAACTTCATTTTGAGAGGTATCTGCAAAAAGCAGGTATTGAAAGTTTAAATTATGTAGAGCTGATTCCCATGGGAAGAGTTCCTCTCAAATTAAGTCACTTGTTTAAAAAATATCCTTCAAAGGAATTCTTTGGCGAATCTTGTAAGGAAGAACTAACGAGACCTTGGCATGTCCATGTTGATAGTTACTTTAATTACATAACAGGTTACTGCGCTGGAATTTCCTTAGGTGATGCGAGACAACTTGATTCAATTTGTAGAGAAGGACTAAAATTATGCGAATATCCAATCATTGAGGCTCTAGTTACAGATATGAAAGAGCTTTATGATCTAGCTATCAAAGAGTATAGATATGTAGAACTGCCTAGAGGTTATATCTCAAAATGTCATCTCTGTTTGCACTTAAGAAAGCATATCATCAAGCAAACGAATAAGTTTAAAGAGCTTCAGCCAAGAGATTTTTATTTTCATTTATCATAA
- a CDS encoding queuosine precursor transporter encodes MLYLVWLLSLFIATLLGSYYVRVKGKSDAIIATYIIYLAISQIMAAKIAVFDLGFASFIVPTAVIIFPFTFQLTDMVNEYFGRMETHRMIFIAFVTQVLMVFFIWFSNILPPASFWSLQEPWLEIFNLSIRITAASWISFLITENLDAIIFAKIKERTGKKHLWVRSVLSDAPMLALDSFIFVTLAFYGLMPIVPLIIGQIVLKWFSGLVDTPFIYLERYIVEGEMKWASKINKRLRAFFRSSGK; translated from the coding sequence TTGTTATACTTAGTCTGGTTATTAAGCCTATTCATAGCAACATTACTAGGTAGTTATTATGTCAGAGTTAAGGGTAAGTCAGATGCTATCATTGCTACGTATATAATCTATTTAGCGATATCACAGATAATGGCTGCAAAGATAGCAGTCTTTGATCTAGGTTTCGCTTCATTCATAGTGCCAACTGCAGTTATAATTTTTCCATTCACATTTCAACTTACAGATATGGTCAATGAATACTTTGGTAGAATGGAGACTCATCGGATGATCTTCATAGCATTCGTAACTCAAGTGCTTATGGTTTTCTTCATATGGTTTAGTAATATATTACCCCCTGCATCATTCTGGAGTCTTCAAGAGCCTTGGTTAGAGATATTTAATCTCAGTATAAGGATAACTGCCGCAAGTTGGATTAGTTTCTTGATAACTGAGAATCTTGATGCAATAATATTTGCAAAGATAAAAGAGAGGACTGGTAAGAAGCATTTATGGGTGAGAAGCGTCTTAAGCGATGCACCTATGCTAGCATTAGATAGCTTCATCTTCGTAACTCTAGCTTTTTATGGTCTGATGCCTATAGTACCTCTAATAATCGGGCAGATAGTTCTGAAGTGGTTCTCGGGCCTGGTAGATACACCTTTCATCTATTTAGAGAGGTATATTGTTGAGGGTGAAATGAAATGGGCAAGTAAAATAAATAAAAGATTGCGAGCATTCTTTAGATCTTCAGGTAAATGA
- a CDS encoding DUF6364 family protein — translation MSTSKTKLTLSIDKDVLESARKVAIHRHIPLSRLVENFLNFFARPELYCFKCGEKFNTEDADVCTKCGWLSCPKCEVCRCDLSDDVAIAIYQMRKVYEDLLGGRVK, via the coding sequence ATGAGTACTTCTAAGACGAAGTTGACTCTATCCATCGATAAAGATGTTTTAGAGAGTGCGCGTAAAGTAGCGATTCATAGGCACATTCCCCTGTCAAGACTTGTTGAAAATTTCTTAAACTTCTTTGCGAGGCCTGAGCTCTACTGCTTCAAGTGTGGTGAGAAGTTTAATACAGAAGATGCTGATGTTTGTACCAAGTGTGGATGGCTATCATGTCCAAAATGTGAAGTATGTAGATGTGACTTAAGTGATGATGTAGCTATTGCAATCTATCAGATGAGGAAAGTGTATGAGGATCTTTTAGGAGGGAGGGTAAAGTGA
- a CDS encoding helix-turn-helix domain-containing protein yields MSKKEESKFEYTLRGKAWKVYWLLLKSGRSMSVREVQKALHFSSPSVAQHHLEQLRELGLVKKQEIGSQYFLVSEVKIGVLRHFIKLGKLLFPRYFFYAVFSTTFYIAYLTVLMQSLTRENLFIIFFGAIISAIFWYEAVRLWRLKPF; encoded by the coding sequence TTGAGTAAAAAAGAAGAAAGTAAATTTGAATACACCCTTCGTGGAAAAGCTTGGAAAGTTTATTGGCTTCTTTTAAAGAGCGGTCGATCTATGAGTGTTCGCGAAGTTCAAAAGGCCCTGCATTTTAGCAGTCCCAGCGTGGCGCAACATCATCTTGAGCAATTACGCGAACTGGGCTTAGTAAAAAAGCAGGAGATTGGTAGCCAATATTTTTTAGTTAGCGAAGTTAAAATCGGTGTGCTACGACATTTTATTAAGTTAGGAAAACTTCTTTTCCCAAGATATTTCTTTTACGCAGTTTTCTCTACAACATTTTACATAGCTTACCTTACAGTGTTAATGCAAAGCTTGACAAGAGAAAACCTATTCATAATTTTTTTTGGGGCAATTATTTCAGCAATATTTTGGTATGAAGCTGTAAGATTATGGCGTTTAAAACCTTTCTAA
- a CDS encoding beta-propeller domain-containing protein — protein MQTEIRKKTLVNGITAILLTIVLTTICYQFGIQPRVQPLSLELKTFSSYDELENFLRTNMENARYFEELYLTPFIGSGEVDLINPPPKASTDYSTTNIQVAGVDEADIIKTDGNYLYVVSSNTVYILKAYPPEQAEVLSKITLNETDNIEIYVKEDKLAVLQNYYTFKVLENSETQPSSGDSFIKIYDISDKSNPVLTKNISLVGTLSSSRMLGNYIYAVVNQPAMKQSSNGTDFEVILPKIYTDSVVEEVNPTEISYVDISDIFYYFTTVVAINIIDDTQATTYESFLTGSTSSIYVSLSNIYLTVPNTNAWFSFDVGVAREETLIYKVKLDEEKIVLDAEGNVAGYVLNQFSMDEFQGFFRVATTEGSGEGPKNNLFILDMNLNIVGKLENIAQGERIYSARFIGNRCYLVTFKQIDPFFVIDISNPTDPKILGELKIPGFSSYLHPYDENHVIGIGKQDNNVKLSLFNVTNVTTPIEAAEPYIVQGEWSDSTVLMDHKAFLFDKSKQLLVLPLSIQEGYDYINGFWQGSYIFNITLNNGFVLKGNVTHQENSTDQWDTEHWIVRTLYIDDVLYTISERKIKMNSIENLDLLQQIELS, from the coding sequence TTGCAAACAGAAATTAGAAAAAAAACGTTGGTTAATGGAATAACCGCTATTCTTTTAACTATTGTACTAACGACTATATGTTACCAATTCGGTATTCAACCTAGAGTCCAGCCACTGTCTTTAGAGCTTAAAACATTCTCGAGTTATGATGAACTTGAGAACTTCTTGAGAACGAATATGGAAAATGCTAGATATTTTGAAGAATTATATCTAACTCCCTTTATAGGAAGTGGTGAAGTTGATCTAATAAACCCGCCTCCCAAGGCATCAACCGATTATTCAACAACCAATATTCAGGTTGCTGGTGTAGATGAAGCTGATATAATTAAGACGGATGGAAATTATTTGTATGTAGTTTCGAGCAACACTGTTTACATACTGAAGGCCTACCCGCCTGAACAAGCTGAAGTGCTTTCAAAGATCACTTTGAACGAAACTGATAACATAGAGATTTATGTAAAAGAAGATAAATTGGCTGTATTACAAAACTATTACACTTTTAAAGTACTTGAAAATTCGGAAACTCAACCCTCTTCTGGAGATTCATTCATAAAAATCTATGACATCTCAGATAAATCGAACCCTGTTCTTACAAAAAATATAAGCCTAGTAGGCACGCTCTCAAGTTCAAGAATGCTAGGCAATTATATCTATGCTGTAGTGAATCAACCAGCAATGAAACAAAGCAGCAATGGAACAGACTTCGAGGTGATATTGCCCAAGATCTACACTGATAGTGTTGTTGAGGAGGTCAATCCTACTGAGATAAGCTATGTCGATATTTCAGATATTTTTTATTATTTTACAACTGTAGTCGCAATCAACATTATTGACGATACACAAGCAACAACTTATGAATCATTCTTAACCGGCTCAACTTCATCTATATACGTCTCGCTTAGTAATATTTACTTGACAGTTCCAAATACAAATGCATGGTTTTCTTTTGATGTCGGTGTAGCGAGAGAAGAAACTTTGATCTATAAGGTTAAACTGGACGAAGAAAAGATTGTTTTGGACGCTGAAGGCAATGTTGCCGGTTATGTTCTAAACCAATTTAGCATGGATGAGTTTCAGGGCTTCTTCAGAGTAGCGACAACAGAGGGGTCTGGCGAGGGCCCCAAGAACAATTTGTTTATATTGGATATGAACCTAAACATCGTTGGAAAACTTGAGAATATCGCTCAAGGCGAACGTATATACTCGGCAAGATTCATAGGTAACAGATGTTATCTTGTGACATTTAAACAGATAGACCCATTCTTCGTGATCGATATTAGCAATCCTACTGATCCAAAGATTTTGGGTGAATTGAAAATACCCGGTTTCTCAAGCTACCTACATCCTTATGATGAAAATCATGTAATTGGCATAGGTAAGCAAGACAATAATGTTAAACTATCACTTTTCAACGTAACAAATGTCACTACACCGATAGAAGCGGCTGAGCCGTATATTGTGCAAGGCGAGTGGTCGGACTCAACAGTCTTAATGGACCATAAGGCGTTTCTATTCGATAAATCAAAACAACTTCTTGTACTTCCACTTTCAATACAAGAAGGTTATGATTACATAAACGGCTTCTGGCAAGGTTCATATATTTTTAATATTACTTTAAACAATGGATTCGTGCTTAAAGGCAATGTAACTCATCAAGAAAATAGCACAGACCAGTGGGATACTGAGCATTGGATTGTAAGGACACTTTACATAGATGATGTGCTTTATACAATATCCGAAAGGAAAATAAAAATGAATAGTATTGAAAATTTGGACCTTCTACAGCAGATTGAACTTTCTTGA
- a CDS encoding DUF362 domain-containing protein, whose translation MSKVIVAYGEDPFQAVKKGLESFTYPHQSKIVLKPNLIIDEPPPTTTPYETVEALVRYYQEMGYNTVIAEGSGWCNTFDAFKKLGYLKLTDKHGVKLVDLNNDKYIVKKNPEALSLKQFEFPLTFKDSYLISVPILKEHSITKVTLSLKNMLGATLGEKARFAKKGRFHERLDESIVDINLYLRPNLAVIDGRIAGIGGEIGADPKQLGIMIFSEDLVAADAVGASYLGKSPLSISHLKLAQEAGLGVADLNRIEVVKV comes from the coding sequence ATGTCCAAGGTCATAGTTGCATATGGGGAAGATCCTTTTCAGGCTGTAAAAAAAGGGTTAGAATCTTTTACTTATCCTCACCAATCAAAAATTGTTCTTAAACCAAATTTGATTATTGATGAACCTCCCCCTACAACAACTCCATATGAAACTGTGGAAGCTTTAGTTAGATATTACCAAGAAATGGGGTATAATACGGTTATCGCTGAAGGATCGGGTTGGTGTAATACTTTTGATGCTTTCAAAAAATTGGGCTATTTGAAGCTTACCGATAAACATGGAGTTAAGTTAGTAGATTTGAACAATGATAAGTACATAGTCAAGAAAAATCCCGAAGCTCTCTCTCTTAAGCAGTTTGAATTTCCTTTAACTTTTAAGGACTCTTATTTGATTTCAGTACCGATTTTGAAGGAGCATTCAATAACCAAAGTAACTTTATCATTGAAAAATATGCTTGGAGCTACTTTGGGTGAAAAGGCAAGATTTGCTAAGAAAGGGAGGTTCCACGAAAGACTTGATGAGAGCATAGTTGACATAAATCTTTACCTCAGGCCAAATTTGGCTGTTATAGATGGAAGAATTGCCGGTATAGGAGGGGAAATAGGAGCAGATCCAAAACAATTAGGAATAATGATTTTTTCCGAAGATTTAGTTGCTGCAGATGCTGTTGGAGCAAGTTATCTTGGTAAAAGTCCCCTTTCGATTTCACATTTAAAGTTAGCTCAAGAAGCGGGATTGGGGGTAGCTGACCTAAATAGAATAGAAGTTGTGAAGGTTTGA
- a CDS encoding DEAD/DEAH box helicase family protein, giving the protein MSYVSHPLIFPNTVEDRDYQRRIVEAAIDQNTMVVLPTALGKTVISALIASDILYNYPDKRVLIMAPTRPLVIQHKDTFQRIIRLPQEDFVLLTGKIPSDTREVVWKGQSRIISATPQVVRNDILSKRIRLNDFGLVVFDECHRAVKEYAYTEVASQYVKHSDYPLILGMTASPGSVIDRVKMVCNSLFIEHVEHRYDDDPDVRSYVQPIHVEWKRVDLPIQYQPLRDIIKGMLNSKVRWLKSRGYLKNVFKNVSKKRLIDLGTELRYSAEMSIDEEKGPIYQAIMQQSSALTLFHMLELLETQGAYSLEAFIERMEGDDKRSHSILMKEKTYVNLLELLRGECYAEHPKAEMLKQIVKNQLTANSKSRIIIFTQYRDTAAHLVEELSKIGGVNAERFIGQATRLGDKGLTQEEQASLINNLRKGYLNTLVATSIAEEGLDIPEVDLVIFYEPIPSEIRYIQRRGRTGRRTAGRAIILAANDTYDLIYLYASSRKVKRMRNIASKLNKILKPILRMKMKPKAKPMTQEELLEIERKVGSRREPLLIPSENKKFKDLDKDVARAEKAIYFKILEGGASGLNNDELYHEMENEGFSKGVIKVALSKLRKKKYVASGDSKSAIPIKNISSTTIMDIEIEKVMAGQAVVLINGKWRARLLPENYNGPKELIKKSSCFKAQCELYHDLGVLCVKVRQVVSTSR; this is encoded by the coding sequence ATGTCATATGTATCACACCCCCTCATCTTCCCTAATACCGTAGAGGATAGAGATTATCAAAGAAGGATAGTCGAGGCTGCAATTGACCAAAATACGATGGTAGTACTGCCAACAGCATTAGGGAAGACTGTTATCTCAGCTCTAATAGCTTCTGACATTCTGTATAATTATCCAGATAAAAGAGTTCTTATCATGGCGCCCACAAGACCTTTGGTGATCCAACATAAAGATACATTTCAGAGGATCATCAGGCTTCCTCAAGAAGACTTTGTTCTACTCACAGGGAAGATACCTTCAGACACAAGAGAGGTTGTATGGAAAGGCCAATCAAGAATAATTTCAGCTACTCCTCAAGTAGTGAGAAATGATATTTTGAGTAAAAGGATACGATTGAATGATTTTGGATTAGTAGTTTTCGATGAATGTCATAGAGCTGTAAAAGAGTATGCATATACCGAGGTTGCATCACAATATGTGAAGCATTCGGATTATCCATTGATTCTAGGGATGACAGCATCACCTGGTTCAGTCATAGATAGAGTCAAGATGGTATGTAATTCACTGTTCATAGAGCATGTGGAACATAGATATGATGATGATCCTGATGTTAGATCGTATGTTCAACCTATTCATGTTGAGTGGAAGAGAGTAGATTTACCTATACAGTACCAACCGTTAAGAGATATCATCAAAGGGATGCTAAATTCGAAGGTTAGGTGGCTTAAGAGTAGAGGCTATTTGAAGAATGTATTCAAAAATGTATCTAAAAAGCGACTCATAGATCTAGGTACAGAGTTGAGGTATAGTGCTGAGATGAGTATTGATGAAGAAAAGGGGCCGATATATCAAGCTATAATGCAGCAATCATCAGCATTAACACTATTTCATATGTTAGAACTATTAGAAACTCAAGGTGCTTATTCACTCGAAGCATTCATAGAAAGGATGGAGGGTGACGATAAGAGAAGCCATAGCATATTGATGAAAGAGAAGACATATGTAAACCTTCTAGAGTTACTGAGGGGCGAGTGCTATGCCGAGCATCCTAAAGCTGAAATGCTGAAGCAAATAGTCAAAAATCAGCTAACAGCAAACTCCAAATCAAGGATAATCATATTTACCCAATATAGAGATACTGCAGCACATCTTGTAGAAGAATTGAGCAAAATAGGTGGGGTAAATGCTGAGAGGTTTATAGGTCAAGCTACAAGGTTAGGAGATAAAGGTTTGACACAAGAGGAGCAGGCGTCATTGATCAATAATCTGAGAAAGGGGTACCTTAACACTCTAGTTGCAACTTCGATAGCTGAAGAAGGTTTGGATATACCTGAAGTAGACTTAGTAATTTTCTATGAACCAATACCATCTGAGATAAGATATATTCAGAGAAGAGGCAGGACAGGCAGGAGAACTGCTGGAAGGGCTATAATACTTGCAGCTAATGATACTTATGATCTGATCTATCTATATGCATCATCAAGAAAGGTCAAAAGGATGAGAAATATAGCAAGTAAGCTAAACAAGATACTTAAACCAATTTTGAGAATGAAAATGAAGCCAAAAGCCAAACCTATGACTCAAGAAGAGCTTCTAGAGATAGAACGCAAAGTAGGATCAAGGCGTGAGCCATTATTAATTCCGAGTGAAAATAAGAAATTCAAAGATTTGGATAAAGATGTTGCAAGGGCAGAAAAGGCGATATACTTCAAGATATTAGAAGGAGGCGCATCAGGGCTGAACAATGATGAGCTTTATCATGAGATGGAAAATGAAGGTTTCAGTAAAGGTGTAATTAAAGTGGCACTATCAAAGTTAAGAAAAAAGAAGTATGTAGCGAGTGGAGATAGCAAGTCAGCTATACCAATAAAGAACATATCCAGTACAACGATTATGGACATTGAGATAGAAAAGGTTATGGCGGGACAGGCAGTAGTATTGATTAATGGTAAATGGAGGGCAAGGTTATTACCCGAGAATTATAATGGACCTAAAGAACTTATAAAGAAATCTTCTTGCTTCAAAGCACAATGTGAACTGTACCATGACTTAGGAGTATTATGCGTAAAAGTGAGACAAGTAGTGAGTACATCCAGATGA